In Desulfosediminicola ganghwensis, a single window of DNA contains:
- a CDS encoding tyrosine-type recombinase/integrase, whose amino-acid sequence MPKWIKDNSSKLGLSYYEHDTEKIGASRSRRLKRYYRLVFKHPMTKKTVTDYFGWESDFKGGKSEIEHLAQTFKTNRKLRQAPCSYKEYLIQRERRLTEESEAERKAKAEEERLNRIVFSRVFDESLFYKPDNEYKRNTILFYNRWLKGDLGSKRLDEIKLLDLQRIEKRMRQEGRAEKTIKTIKEIVRPVYTYARRHELYFGSSPTEFFLEGQKISNAREAYYSPIQANQLLVALKARSIHVYRIALISLNTGMRFGEIAALRWQDISIENETIYIAKPKNGEARTVQIVPAVREVFIEMRRGKKGELIFPDKNGNVMGKIPNTFPRVIDSLGFNEGVTDRRQKLTFHSLRHTTASWLAIEGYDIRLIAEVLGHKTLQMSMRYSKLNSETIKKAMTETLCKNHDDGQGEIIPLRAIA is encoded by the coding sequence ATGCCCAAGTGGATCAAAGACAATAGCAGTAAACTCGGTCTCTCTTATTACGAACATGATACTGAGAAGATTGGAGCCAGTAGAAGTCGTCGACTTAAAAGATATTACAGGCTTGTGTTCAAACACCCAATGACCAAAAAAACCGTTACAGATTATTTTGGGTGGGAGTCAGATTTCAAAGGTGGAAAAAGTGAGATCGAGCACTTGGCCCAAACTTTTAAGACAAACAGAAAGCTGAGGCAGGCTCCCTGCTCTTACAAAGAGTATTTGATTCAGCGGGAAAGAAGATTGACAGAGGAGTCTGAGGCTGAGCGGAAAGCAAAGGCAGAGGAAGAGAGGTTGAATCGAATTGTGTTTAGTCGTGTCTTCGATGAAAGTCTCTTTTATAAGCCAGATAATGAGTATAAAAGAAATACTATTCTGTTTTATAACAGATGGTTGAAAGGTGATCTTGGCTCGAAACGCTTGGACGAAATCAAATTGCTGGACCTGCAGCGGATTGAGAAACGGATGAGGCAGGAGGGGCGGGCAGAGAAGACGATAAAAACAATTAAAGAGATAGTTCGTCCTGTCTATACTTACGCAAGGAGACACGAGTTATACTTTGGGTCATCCCCAACAGAATTTTTTTTGGAAGGCCAGAAAATCAGTAATGCAAGGGAAGCCTATTATTCGCCTATCCAGGCGAATCAGTTGCTAGTTGCTCTGAAAGCTAGATCAATCCATGTATACCGGATCGCCTTAATTTCATTAAATACTGGTATGAGGTTCGGTGAGATAGCTGCTCTCAGGTGGCAAGATATTAGCATTGAAAATGAAACAATATACATTGCTAAACCCAAAAATGGAGAGGCTCGAACCGTACAAATTGTTCCTGCAGTTCGGGAGGTTTTTATCGAGATGAGGAGAGGGAAAAAAGGAGAATTGATATTTCCTGATAAAAACGGCAATGTCATGGGGAAAATACCTAATACCTTTCCAAGGGTAATTGATAGCCTGGGGTTCAACGAAGGTGTAACAGATCGAAGGCAGAAACTGACATTTCACTCACTCAGGCACACGACAGCCAGCTGGTTAGCGATTGAAGGCTATGATATTAGACTCATTGCTGAGGTTTTGGGGCACAAGACATTGCAGATGTCAATGAGGTATTCGAAGCTCAACAGTGAGACTATCAAGAAAGCAATGACAGAAACACTTTGTAAAAATCACGATGATGGTCAAGGGGAGATAATACCTTTAAGGGCTATTGCTTGA
- a CDS encoding replication-associated recombination protein A translates to MSKQLSFLESSSAPTDIPLAERARPGNLDDIVGHEKLLSAGSLLESMIHSDNYSSFVLWGPPGTGKTTIARLIEQNTSHAFCALSAVLTKIGEVKILMEEAKNRLYRENKKTLVFVDEIHRFNKSQQDAFLPYVESGAIVLIGATTENPSFEVISALLSRCHVFVLEQLSEESITRILKRAVEQLPRDLKADDEALRVLAEKSGGDGRKALNNLELVSRGMTRGETITAEQVLQSISQRSQFYDKQGEEHYNLISAFQKSIRGSDPQAALYWLARMLESGEDPMYITRRLVRIATEDVGLADPQAIVQAMAIKDSVHFLGMPEASTALTQLTIYLATAPKSNTTEVAWFGARDDARDTGHLKVPLHICNAPTKLMKDLGYNKGYKYSHAYDNGYSYQRYFPDNMEEKSYYSPSPYGFEKEIQRRLDWWESLKSQQMAKKADAADDL, encoded by the coding sequence ATGTCCAAACAGTTATCGTTTTTAGAATCATCCAGTGCACCAACTGACATCCCTCTTGCCGAACGCGCACGCCCCGGTAATCTGGATGATATTGTCGGACATGAAAAACTGCTCTCGGCAGGTTCCCTGCTGGAGTCGATGATTCACTCCGATAACTACAGTTCTTTCGTGCTCTGGGGCCCTCCCGGTACCGGCAAGACCACAATTGCCAGGCTGATCGAGCAGAATACCAGTCACGCCTTTTGTGCTTTGAGTGCAGTGCTCACCAAGATAGGTGAAGTGAAAATCCTCATGGAAGAAGCGAAGAACAGGCTCTACCGGGAAAACAAAAAGACGCTGGTCTTTGTTGACGAGATTCACCGCTTCAATAAATCCCAGCAGGATGCTTTCCTCCCCTATGTGGAATCAGGAGCTATAGTGCTTATCGGTGCCACCACCGAAAATCCATCATTTGAAGTGATCAGTGCTCTTCTCTCCCGCTGTCATGTTTTTGTATTGGAACAACTCAGCGAGGAAAGCATTACTCGAATTCTCAAACGAGCTGTGGAGCAACTACCCAGAGATCTGAAAGCCGATGATGAGGCACTTCGGGTCCTGGCAGAAAAATCCGGAGGCGACGGCAGAAAAGCCCTGAACAACCTTGAACTGGTGTCGCGCGGGATGACTCGGGGTGAGACAATTACTGCGGAGCAGGTGCTGCAATCGATCTCCCAGCGCTCACAATTCTACGACAAACAGGGCGAGGAGCATTACAACCTGATTTCCGCTTTCCAGAAATCCATCAGGGGCAGTGATCCACAGGCGGCACTTTACTGGCTGGCCAGAATGCTGGAATCGGGAGAAGACCCGATGTATATCACCCGGAGATTGGTACGCATCGCCACTGAAGATGTGGGGCTTGCCGACCCGCAGGCAATTGTGCAGGCTATGGCTATCAAAGATTCTGTGCATTTTCTGGGGATGCCCGAGGCGTCGACTGCTCTCACCCAGCTCACCATATATCTGGCAACCGCACCCAAAAGTAACACCACTGAAGTGGCCTGGTTTGGAGCACGAGACGACGCCAGAGATACAGGGCATCTCAAGGTGCCGCTCCATATCTGTAACGCCCCAACCAAACTCATGAAAGATCTTGGCTATAACAAGGGGTACAAATATTCCCACGCCTATGATAACGGCTACAGCTACCAGAGATACTTCCCTGATAACATGGAAGAAAAGAGCTATTACTCCCCCTCACCCTATGGCTTTGAAAAAGAGATCCAGCGCAGACTCGACTGGTGGGAAAGCTTAAAGTCGCAGCAAATGGCGAAAAAAGCTGATGCCGCAGACGATCTTTAA
- a CDS encoding DUF3987 domain-containing protein, whose translation MEDIYMSDHKNKKEPEVVETSGSVTSSSEKRLRTSNLMSSQSTPIQAVSATPMQVSAQPTQIPVSNDEDSTIVSMSNYAQKRLIQGISVIPAKTDKSPALKSWKKYQSEKMSLELAGAIFETAECMALVCGEISGNLECLDFDKPDLFEPFMKALNIMDEGLASKLIYLQTPSSGYHIPYRCINPVEGSQKLAVSLDNKTWIETRGEGGYFLTYPSPNYSFIKADFDSMPTLTSKERSTLLSLAHSFTEKVECHSKSKPGGTGKNRPGDIYNEQVTPEVWQDLLFGSGWKFAGKGPREEIYLTRPGKESGVSASWKDGMLYVFSTNAGIPPGPHSAFSVYTHLKHNGDYSAAAKEISLTMPKNHVPGQIRVNPEDWPEPLPIIGEREAELYPIEVLPDIVKDAVKEVQSFVQAPLPLVAASALSTTSLAVQAHVDVKRAEGLTGPTSLNMLTIAESGERKSACDKLFTEPFKLFHQEQQKFYSEKLAEYSADKITWGAKHRSLVEKIESLANAGESTVDEEADLRELEKAKPAEPVVAQMVRGDETPENLIYSLAHDYPSAGIMSSEAAVVFGGHGMKSESQMNYMAMLNCLWSGEEYSVGRKTSGSFTVRDARLTVGLQTQEAPLRAFFSKSDNMARGLGFLARFLVSWPESTQGNRPFKQAPKGTPSLKSFQHRILEILKQSPAMHESGKGLAPTMLCLSEEAFQVWVEFHDYVEMQLGGTGMYSNMKDVASKAAENVARLAALFHVVSGNGFDKEIDAHQLKSAGKLMLWYLNEADRFIEKIALTGDQKSVVMLDEWLLKYYQEKGTTKIPVREIQQNGPKSLRKKDKHEPVVKALIKLDRLQLIMDGRKKMVELNPKLFNTSSDVTVQ comes from the coding sequence ATGGAAGACATTTATATGTCTGATCACAAAAACAAAAAGGAACCAGAGGTGGTCGAGACCTCTGGTTCCGTAACAAGCAGCTCTGAAAAAAGGCTGCGGACTTCAAATCTTATGTCCTCACAAAGTACACCAATTCAGGCTGTAAGCGCAACACCTATGCAGGTGTCAGCACAGCCTACTCAGATTCCTGTGTCAAATGATGAAGATTCAACAATTGTCTCTATGAGTAATTATGCACAAAAACGTCTCATTCAGGGTATTTCTGTTATCCCCGCGAAAACTGATAAGTCGCCAGCTCTTAAGTCATGGAAGAAGTATCAGTCAGAGAAAATGTCTTTGGAGCTTGCTGGTGCTATCTTTGAAACAGCGGAATGCATGGCGCTAGTCTGTGGTGAGATCTCAGGAAATCTGGAGTGCTTGGATTTTGATAAGCCAGATCTTTTTGAGCCATTCATGAAAGCCCTGAACATAATGGATGAAGGTTTGGCGTCAAAGCTGATTTATCTTCAGACCCCGTCAAGTGGTTATCACATCCCATATCGCTGTATAAATCCAGTTGAAGGTAGTCAAAAGCTTGCTGTGTCTCTTGATAACAAAACATGGATAGAGACTAGAGGAGAAGGTGGATACTTTCTTACATACCCTTCTCCCAACTATTCATTTATCAAAGCTGATTTCGATAGCATGCCTACCCTGACGTCAAAAGAAAGGAGCACTTTGCTTTCGCTAGCTCACTCCTTTACTGAAAAAGTCGAATGTCATTCTAAAAGTAAGCCTGGTGGTACCGGTAAAAATAGACCTGGTGATATTTATAATGAACAAGTAACACCTGAAGTATGGCAAGACTTGCTGTTTGGTTCTGGCTGGAAATTTGCTGGAAAAGGTCCACGCGAGGAGATCTACTTGACTCGTCCAGGTAAAGAGTCTGGTGTTTCCGCCAGCTGGAAAGATGGGATGTTGTATGTATTCAGTACCAATGCCGGAATTCCGCCTGGCCCCCATTCTGCTTTTAGTGTCTACACCCACCTCAAGCATAACGGGGATTACTCCGCAGCGGCAAAAGAAATCAGCTTAACGATGCCGAAAAACCATGTGCCTGGGCAGATCAGGGTTAATCCAGAAGACTGGCCTGAACCTCTGCCAATTATCGGCGAGCGTGAAGCTGAACTGTATCCGATTGAGGTTCTTCCAGATATCGTAAAGGATGCGGTAAAGGAGGTGCAGAGCTTTGTACAGGCTCCTTTACCACTGGTTGCGGCATCTGCCCTTAGTACAACGTCTCTTGCAGTGCAAGCACATGTAGATGTTAAACGGGCAGAGGGGCTTACCGGCCCAACAAGCTTGAATATGTTGACTATCGCCGAGTCAGGTGAGCGTAAATCTGCCTGTGATAAGCTCTTCACGGAACCATTCAAGCTGTTTCATCAGGAACAGCAGAAATTTTACTCGGAAAAGTTGGCCGAATACAGTGCAGACAAAATCACATGGGGGGCGAAGCACAGAAGTCTCGTTGAAAAAATAGAATCTTTGGCTAATGCAGGTGAGAGTACTGTGGATGAAGAGGCTGACTTGCGTGAATTGGAAAAAGCCAAGCCTGCAGAGCCAGTAGTGGCACAGATGGTAAGGGGTGATGAAACTCCGGAAAATCTCATTTATTCATTGGCTCATGATTATCCGTCTGCTGGAATTATGTCGAGTGAGGCAGCCGTTGTCTTTGGTGGTCACGGGATGAAGTCGGAGTCGCAGATGAACTATATGGCGATGCTGAACTGCCTGTGGAGTGGTGAGGAGTACTCTGTTGGCCGCAAGACGTCAGGCTCTTTTACAGTGAGAGATGCACGGCTGACTGTAGGCTTGCAGACACAGGAAGCACCCCTACGTGCCTTTTTTAGTAAGTCTGACAACATGGCAAGGGGATTGGGCTTTCTCGCGAGATTTCTCGTATCTTGGCCTGAATCGACCCAGGGGAATCGCCCTTTCAAGCAGGCTCCAAAAGGTACACCATCACTAAAATCCTTTCAGCATAGAATTCTTGAGATTTTGAAACAATCGCCAGCCATGCATGAATCAGGTAAAGGTTTGGCTCCTACTATGCTGTGCCTCAGTGAGGAGGCATTCCAGGTTTGGGTAGAGTTTCACGACTATGTGGAAATGCAGCTTGGCGGTACCGGCATGTATAGCAACATGAAAGATGTGGCAAGTAAGGCAGCTGAAAATGTAGCCCGTCTTGCTGCTCTTTTTCATGTTGTCTCCGGTAATGGATTCGATAAGGAAATCGATGCTCACCAGCTTAAATCGGCAGGAAAACTTATGCTCTGGTATTTGAACGAGGCTGATCGCTTTATCGAGAAGATTGCACTTACAGGTGATCAGAAGTCTGTAGTCATGCTGGATGAATGGCTCCTGAAGTACTATCAGGAGAAGGGAACTACAAAAATCCCTGTTCGTGAGATCCAACAAAATGGACCTAAGTCTTTGCGTAAGAAGGACAAACACGAACCGGTGGTCAAAGCTCTGATCAAGCTGGATCGCTTACAGTTGATAATGGACGGGAGAAAGAAGATGGTTGAGTTGAACCCAAAACTGTTCAATACCTCTTCTGATGTAACGGTCCAATAA